Genomic DNA from Schistosoma haematobium chromosome 1, whole genome shotgun sequence:
actcACGAGGAGAAAGCCCCATCAACCATTAcgctttgtctcctgtcatgaggaaagttacttatccaatctcTGAGTGTATGATCGATTCCAgaacgttccagtttgaatttaagaccagagtgggagACCTTATCGAAagccttacttagatctatgaagatcacatccacaggaatattcggatcttttgcagcagcccaatcttctcttgcaatgagatttgtcaagcatgataggcctctccgaaaaccatgttgatCCTTGGAGAAAAGATTATGCCCTTCAATATAGTTTGTAAGAGATATTCGGATAATTttttccatcagttttacaactgcactagttaggCTAGTGGCTCtgtagttactaactaaatccctgcTCCCAGCGTTACAAACCGGGCTTATCGCGTCTTTCCAGTCCCGAAATcgaaatttttaaaaacactGAAAAATTAATCGACCATATATCATTtgaagtgttgaaaagacttcaGTGTATGCAGAATGTGATTGTGTATAATATACCTGATAGTACGAGCGTAAAGATTGCTAAGAATACTCTACTACATGAATGTGGATTGTCGCAATCTTGATGTGTAACAAGAAGATTACGTGAAGCACAGGCTAAAGCCTCCTGTCCCATACTATTTCAGTTTGATAGTATGACAAAAGTCAACCACCTCCTTAATAGTCAGTCATTACTGGGACATATTCCAACATTTAAAAAGATTAGAATCATCCATGACAGGACTGCTATCCAACATCGAATCTTCAGTCAATTGCAAACGATTCAACCCAGCCTATGTAGTAGCGGCAGTTAAAACGTTGGCCATTACACAAATCCTAAAACACCATGCCCTACTCCTACCAAAAACGGAGGCCAGTTGCATGTTGCTACTAATCCTAAGGACAGGAGTGCACATAAGGCAGCTGCAACCACTCATCCTCAGCCCAAACACTCAGCTACCCCGAAATGCCAATCCACTTATGCCTCAGTGGTGCCCCAGTATTGCCCTAGCGGCCCCGATAAAATGCCTAAAAATGATCCTCCCAGGAATTGGCCTAACAGCTACAGACGCTCAGACACTGATGTACGAAATAATACTAAGATGTCTGTAAGAACCCACCAGTACTCCAGTACCCCTAACCCACAATATGCACTCGTCCACAGCAGCAGAACTTCTTACAACAAACATAGTGGGCTGGCAGTGCTCATTACTCCTAACGTGAGGCTACCACGACAAAAACTGCACCCATACGTGATACCAGTAAGCCATATCAGGAAATTCCCTATTCCTTACCTGAAACAAGCAACCTCCTCAATTACCCATAATAGGACTAAAATTGCCCACCGCACACAAAGAAGCTATAATGTTGGCTCACTTAGGCACCCACCTAGTGATTCTAGATACTGTCAAAGTCTAACCACCCTACACAACTCTCTAATCAGCCCTAATTCGACATATATACCATCTCATCCTTTTTTATCTCTCTCCCCCTCAACGGTGCTGTTATGGGGTCTCTAAATGTTGAGGGCGACAATCTCACTATTCTGATAACCTCatagaaacattagaaatattcacTAATACCACCAAATCTGCACTAGGCACTACTATACCCtctaaaattgattttaaaacaattaatctcTATATCAACCAAAAGACTAGGTCTAAACTGCGAAAACTGAAAAGGATGTACTATATATCAAAGACTTCAGTGCCCTGCACCAGATATACTCTGTACTTGACGGAGTAAAAAGTCAACACAACAATCATAAACAAACAGGAACAATTTAGAGAATTCATGATTGTGGAAGATCATGGGGAGAAACAGTTTACAAGTTTATGATAGCTGTGCTTTATATTGACTAATGTCATGTTCATTTATCtagtgaattatttaaatataaatacaacAACTATACTCAGTCATTTCTATTGTAAATCCTGTTAGTATATATAATTATAGTCTAGTTCGGTACTGATACTACTGTAGTGACATtgaaccataaccacacaatccacaaagctgaacatgagacaactcggaaaatagatattcaatatttgacacggagaaatacctaacgatggagaaggcgcgaacaatgagttgAGTGAATTATAGTTGATCGgacggcatggctcggccatgcaggcgtggtccctgctgaatgttatcttatttcttctattcatattaaatatattgttctttctctagcctaaccttgttctgcatcatgtattggtaattgatacaatacagtgagttggcgtagtcgatggtgtgacttccacgtaagatcttatagattaggcagttatatcatgacaaatctacaaatttaggattaggtctattattagagcagcactgatatcatagtagaccataattctatactactttagtaatagacctaatccGAAAACGGCAAATTTGTCATGTGATTGCCTAATCTTTAAGATCTCACTTGGAAGTCGCATCACTGTCTACACTGATTCATCGTATCGTTACCATTGATAATGATACTTCAGAAGAACACATTCGTGCCGGCtatagaataatatattcaaTGTGAATAGTATTAAGTATAGAAATTCAAATATATAACACGTATTTGTTCTTAATTCTCACAGACAATAACTCGTTAACATTATTGGTATACCCTCCATGAACGTGCGAAGGCGAAAATAAAAAGCTTGCGAAAGTTTATTGATTCATAAGTACTACTGGTAAAGGAAGAATGGCATATGAAGCAGAAAAATAAGTTTACAAGTTGTACATATAGTAAAGTCAAAAACAAAACCACAAAGAATTTTTTATCGTAGACATCTTCACACTTCGTTAGATTGCGAACCGCATTTCATAAAGATAGGCGTTCTAGAAACTGCAGTCTTGTCTACTTATTGACAATTCCTAATAAAAATTGTCGACTTTTCTCTCAACATGTATCACGAATCGTTCACCATATATCCCGATAATGTAATGTCTGTACATCCGGTGGCTACCAACTACAATAACGAATATCTACAAAGTGCGGCGTAACAAGAAGCGTAATCACTTTTTATTATTGGTATTATAAGTAGACTCAATACAAACAACTTCTGGATATGTGTTATATAATTGTATCTGCtcatgagtactgaagcagatCCTGGTAACATATCCGTATTCTAAATACTCTCTCACTCCCGCCTTTTGTCGCAACATATCGATTACTTGCTTTCGCGTACAACAACCTGAAATATACTTCTACACATCTACCTGTAGACAGTTGGGCTttaacagttttgacaacaGCAGAAGTGACCTGCTTACTAGTTCTATTCTTGATACTTTCTATTAATTTGTCTGTTGATTGTTACTGCAATATCACCggtttcaaattttctttttcttctgacgATAACCTTCTGGTCTATGGATCACAACTCATCCATGAACTACTAAAAGGATGATTATGAAGCATCTTGTATGATTTTGAtgatcgggacatctcagaggacatagcaggcgagtagagaagccaagaacaaacaaaatacacgaggcatacaggttttcacaccgagtcattaatacttggaacctgctgcccgaagacatggtgtccgcaccttcaattgacttttTTAACAGAAGACTGGGCATTCGGAGAAGCATaatagaaaaggaataacataagcCGTAGGCCTTCCGCCCTCATTATACAAATCTGAATCTTTCACCTAATCTTACACAGCGCCGTGATTGCCAGTTTAGAAACTTAGACCTTAAACGTCACATATTAGTTAAATTTCTCACGGTTTTTGATTAACTGTCAGACTCTCTGATTTACGCTTATGACCAAATGTGCTATGAAACACCACAAACAAGTATTTAAACCTCATATCCTTCAGCAATTTACTTTCTGTTTGGATGTAATGAGTATGGGTAGTCTGAGAAGGGATAAAATTATTCTCCCAAAGTTTTTCGAATTCTTTTAGCGCGTTACGaaattcaatccagcttccgGAACGCTTGTTCAGTATAATACGTTGAAAACCTCGCTTACATCGACTGAGATGTCTCTTGAACATAAAGCACTACAAACAACACTCAACACGAAAGAAGGATGGTTTGGATTTCCGTAGTAGTCTAGAAAGAATATGTTGTCAGAAAAGTCCTGAATTGTTCATCCATATTTGTCCTGCGATGAGCCTGTGACAGTGGTGAACTTAGTGTGAAAAACTGTCTCACTATGTTGGAAAATCACATCTGAATAGTTGGATCACGATTCAATATCGTCAACATGAcagataatttttaaataagaGGGAAGGAGGGACTTAAAAGCGAATAATTTGATGTATTTTTCAAGCAGGATGAGGTGACAAATGCATATAGCCAAATAAGGGAAACAGGTGCGAAACAAATTATTTCgagataaataaagaaaaaggcAAAGATAGGACTGGTTTGATTTTCCGGAGAGGAATAATGATCATGCACTTCAAAGTGGCTACCTAAATGTGGTGATGTTTGATTGAAAGCTCTCAACTCACAATGCCATTTAAAACCCATAAAGTCGGcttcaatatcatattttcaCAAAACTATAATCTCTCGAATATATCGAAAACTGTAACAGTTTTAGTTGAGGTTGTGATCCAGTCTTCTCAGTAAGGGGCCTGTTCTTACATATGGCACACAACGACTTTATTTATAACACATCACTTAGAATTTCTAGCATGGAATTGCATCTAAGCTGATTAAATTGTGATCATGTAGAGCCCGATAAAGGGATCTTAGTTGACCTATTCCAAAACTCACCACACAAATAGGTTGCTTGATCTATGCACCTATGACAGGTCTACTAGTAACGAACGAAAATAAGTTGCACAACAGAGATTGTCTTATGCCAAAAAGTTGCACTAgagttgtccagtacttctaatGAAGCGATATGTATGATTTCCAGTGACATCGCTATCATGAGAACACTCACCGGTtctgataaaaaaaaaacacgtaGGCACTCAGTCGCCGTGAATTGACTGTGCAGTTAAACCagtaaaaaataaatcatttagttTAAGTCTGCTACTCACAAAGACATAAAACATTATCTGGAGTGGCGCTTGTCGGATTTTGCGGTACGTCTCTTGTTAAAGATGGGGAAAGGATATAATAATTATATGTGCAAGAAGTTTTTCCACCCAACAAACTTCGAAAACATAAAGAGAAAGTGGATGGCTGAACAGGCAAATGAGTACGATACGAAAAAGGAACTAGAGAAACTAAATCAATATCGTCGGGAACAAGAAACACTTGAAAACCGTGTCCTTCTGGGTGATGAAAAAGCTAGGCTAGGCTTAGCATGGATGTATGACCAGCCTGCTTTAATGGAAAAGGTTAGTTTAGGAGTATATGTTAGTAATCATTTGAATAGGAGCAACCTGACGACAAAGAGGTGAAGTTTGAATGGCAAAGGAAATATTGTGCTCCGAGAGAAAGCTATTGCAAAAACTCGTCAGAGATCATAGATCAGCCCTTTGCCATCGAAGTCCGAAACGTACGATGCATGCGGTGCAAACAATGGGGGCACTTAAACACTGATCGTGTTTGTCCACTTTTTGGTCAGTCTTTCACTAAGGAACCAACAACAAGCGATATGATTGGTCTTGACCAAGTTAAAAAAAATCTACAAAAAGAGGGGCTTACTTTGAAGCGAGGAACTGATCTGGACCGTTTTACATCTGTATTTAGCAAAGCAAAGAGTGCACTGACCAGTGTCTCAAAGCAAACATCTGAAGAAGAAGATTCTCTAGCCATGGAATTCCTCAAAAACCTCACCGAAAGACAACGTGAAAAGCTACTAAAAAAGCTTTCGAAGCTTTCAGACAAGTCCCCGAGGCAAAATCATAAATCGAAGCATAAACATTCAAGGTGGCATTGAGATTAAATGAAAAGCGGTTCGGAATGATTTGATTCTTTAAGTTGTATATACTTTTAATTAATCCTTTTAATTATATTGATCTACGCTAAAATAATATGTATTTATCAAGGATTACTGTTCGagacaaatattattttaaacattggGACGCGTCATGCATGCAATATCGTGTATTCGATACTGAGACAGACCAGATAATATTCAGCGTTCACATTCTTTTCACTAAATAACGACCAGTGTAGATAAGATTAAATAATGCGGCAATTTAGTTGGGACTTTGCTGCAACTACCCAAAGCGGGATTTGTCCGTGGATTGTAGATCCCTTTCGTCCAACAATGCTAACATGGAATTATTGAAACTAAATTAATAGTAGCAACTAAATGCTATCTACTTCGCTTATCGACCGTGTCTATTTATGATTTCACACGACTCACAAGGAAAAGATGTAAAATGGAACACGTAGTTACTGAGGTTTTAGCCAACCAGAAAATCGTAGGGTCGGTCGACATTTAGTAAAGTCTGGGCAGGTGTTTTAGACATACCTCACAACAGAAAAGTAGATTGGATGTGCGTATGTTGACTGAGTCGTATGCTACAAGCCTTTATCTACGTTCATGGGCTGGTGCTGTCTTGTTCTTTTCTCTATACGACTGTAAATTCTAATAAGCGTAGGGTCCTTCGTTGATGGGCACAAGTAGTTCAGCCAGGCGCAGAAATGGGGTCCACAGTTCTTTTAATTTTCCGTACTACAGGAGTCACATCTTACCAAATATTCTCCATCGAGACACTATCTTTAACCTGGGAGGTGAGGGGGGTCTGATGAGGTGTAATCTCACCCTTAATGTTTAGCTAGTGGTGATCCTCCAGCGTTGGATGTCCTCAATGTAACTTCTTTCCTTAGTTCTAAACACCACCGTAAGTGATGAACAATATAGTTGGTTATGTTCAGCAATATACAGCTTTTGCGAAGTCGAGAATTATCCTTTGTTTTCGCAAGACTGTCCGACACATGACTTGGAAGGAACAGAGTAATCTAATCATATCATGACTTAAGATATAGGAAATGAAGAATGGACATGTTCGAACCAAGGAGACTGATTGTAAGGCGTTATCCACCTCACCAAACCGATCATAGTTGTGTAGAATCCAACAAGGAAGCTAGAATCTAGTAACATGATTCAGAACAAGTTAGTGACTCAATGGATTCTTGTCAAGTTATGGTTTGAAGGTTCCTAGATTTCACCCAACCTATTTTTATAAAAGCCAGAATTAAATGGCGAGGAAGATAGTTAACGGAGTTCCATAGACTTACTGGATTTCCCATCTTCACTCAATGCACCGCACGTAGGCTTATCATTACTCACTTGGTGATTATCATATCTCGGCATGTTAGGAAGATATCCACGATAAAATAATTGTATTGTGCACATGTCATCTATCCTTGAGGACCATGTTTCACAACCACAATGCACTAAGGAGCGGACTGCTACTTAGTTGATTGGTAAGCGGACGAAAATCTTGTCCAAGCCAAGGTATTTAGGAGACTGCAGTTTGTCAGCGTCCTTACGAAACGGTCGGTCCTGATAGTAAGTATTATCCGCAAAAAGTAACCTGGCAGCTAAATATTCATCTTTCCTTAGGTTGAAATTTACTGATTATTCAATGAGATCTAGGGTGTTTCGTCAAACCCACTAAATAAAGTCCAGTAGCtaaaatcagtcagtaacaacgtagaacttcgtacgtacgtacatcagttcgagttgccacaccaccttagcacagagatgcagttgtcgattcaaatcccgtagtggtagaggtagcaagagtataagcagtaatcgggaagattagtgtttggagatgttatttaaagagtataatccagtgaaataaatttggaaagaggaaaaaaggggcatggagaattcagaagattagaatctgggagaacacaaagagtggatgcacctgcgccattgcaaacgattttgagccatgtcattcagggagTAGCTAAAATATcgcggtgtgggcaaccgggaagtgataaccgccctcgtacctctaacagcacccaagaccactgtattcataatcaaccttcctcttcaattcctattattcctcctacatcgactttcaaccctaaacttcctccttcggcttcctcctcaagtgtcaccatagccaacgattctagtgctcaaaactctgtcccaggtctactgaaacctcgctccaaactacacattggagctttcaacgtacgcactctatgtcaaatcggtcagcaggcttccttggctaaaaccctagagtctctttccattgatgtatgctgtgtctccgaaacacgcatacaggattccagtgtggtcattcacttgacctcacctcggcaaaacggaaaGCCAACGAaatacaccctacgtgtatctggtgacccgatggccagttctcgtggactggcaggagtaggcttagcactaagcatgagggcggaacaagcactgctagagtggatccccgtcaacagtcgtctatgtgctgttcggctaaacggctccgtaagaactcggaaggatagggacacacgtcgttgccttttcgtcgtttctgcctacgctcccactgactgcagctcagatgatgtgaaagatgaattttacagaaagctgtctgaacttcttcagaaagctaaacgctcagacatagtactcgtagggggtggctttaatgctcagataggtagcttaaaccaaacagaaaggcatttaggtggatattttagcattccggcacagcgaacagacaatggtgaccgtctgctgcaactgtgctcagacaatcgcttatttttagcaaacaaattttaagcataaggagagacatcgtctaacgtggcgaccgCCTACACCaagccaacgatggactcaaatagaccatattgccatcagtcatcgttggagagggtcggtagaagattgtcgctcattctggagtacctgcttggactccgaccatgccctaatacgggcacgcatctgcttgcgcctcactggacgcaaaaaagccacagtaaaaagacccattagaaccgaactaagtagcgaggaaaccaaaagtaggttccaggaacaactgaggtcacacttaggtagttctgaagacgaggctgacccagatgttgcttggaaagatatacaaacagctgtggaaacagcaatgaaatctattagtgacttaaaccacagagttacaaagaaccagtggatttcttcaaagtctatcacactgatggattctcgcaaactcgtcccatcaggttccgaacatgaggaagagcgacaacaaatcagatctaggttaagaaaatgtctaagaaacgaccgtgagcagtggtgggcaacgaaagcaaaagagatggaaaaggcggcgactatagggaacacaagacagctttacagactaataaaagaaactggaattaataagtcaagtgtaagtgagattatatcggaaaaagacgatacactcatctgctcccagttcagacgtttagaacgatgggcggaacatttcagagaacagttcaactggccttcagctactctacaactaccctccattcccagacagtgtgaatgaaacattgaagtaggtcccccaactcttgctgaagttcaaaaggctatagttaatctgaaacgaggaagggcagctggtctagatggactggctccagaagtctttaaggatggtggtccaattttagcgattaggttgactattTTAGataagatctgggagttggacgttattccatctgactggtcacaatcacctatcgtcccaatatataagagagggttaaaatcacatcctgtgacaaccataaagggattagtttaactaatatagtatctaaaatactatcctcgataattatcaaacgCCTAAGACTCGTgcactgcaaacacgagagaaccaagctggctttagacctggtcgtggctgcatcgaccacatattcaccattcgtcagattctagaacacaggcatacttatcgacgtccgacaatggtggtctttctcgacttaaaagcagcatttgactcggtagaccgcgagattctgtggcagtgtctgtcattgaaaggcgtaccccagaagtacataaaccttgtaaaggctctttactcgaacactactagtcgagtcagagcttatggcgaactgtcatctgcttttgcaacctcaagtggtgtccgtcaaggctgtccactttctccatttttgtttaacttcatcatagacttattgagggaaataacattctcgtctactgaattctcgggtattgacctccttccaggaggtccacttatcgacttagaatacgcagatgacatagtcctgtttggtgaagacgctgataaaatgcagagtcttctggtagcaataagtaacaatgccagaatgtttgggatgcacttctctccctctaaatgcaagttgttgcttcagaactgatctgtgtcaacacctgaactaaggatagagagtgaagaagtcgaacgcgttgacaacttcacttatcttggaagtctgatcagccctaatgggttggtgtctgacgaaatctcagcacggattcgaaaagctcgcttggcttttgccaacttacgtcacctatggcgaaggcgagatatccgtctatcaataaaaggacgagtatactgcgcggcagtccgttctgttttaatttacggcagcgaaacatggccattaagagtagaagacactcgtaagctattagtatttgaccacagatgccttagaaatattgctggcgtctgctaggatcaccgggtaagtaatagtgaggttagacgcagggtattagatgatggtaaatcagttgatgaggttatgaatcttcatcgactgagatggttgggccacgtgttacgtatgcctgaacaccgattaccacgacgtgcaatgctatccggtattggagatggttggaagaaagttaggggcggccaaaccaaaacgtggcatcagtgcttgaagtcactaacttctagtctgagccatgttggtagatgcagactacttggttggggtccgcgtgactatcgtaaccaatggttggagactcttggtgacattgTTCAGAATTGATGAcagtggcgtaggtgtatacactctgtctttccttaaactaagagattaaaatcacttcatatctttctttctacgaaccaatcctttcttcttgtactatatctctatatgcaatctttctcctacatattactacctttgacctaaccactgctatgaatccggtgttcatcttgttgtgctgatgcggtatggcaacctggaccgatgcatatatgtgcctggtcctacgttgtagctgactgactggcaaATGAGTATCAGTACGAACATTATGTAGTACTATTGAGATGTTGGTTACGCTATATCGGATTTCTAATGGGCTCCATATTTATgggtgattattattagttttggCTGTTGAAGACCACGATCACTTGGTTTCTTGTACATAATTCTAGTTTGCCGTTTTATTTCCAAAGTCTGGTTTTCTTTATGTAGGTTAACCATTATTCCTTCCACcttctttatttttaaaactaataaGTGATTGCTTAACTACATCAGTTTCgatgttattattatacagttCACTACTAAACTTGACAAACGGTTGGGTATCGAAATTTTCAGTAATGGATAAGAGTAGTCTGAATAAAAGAAATTCTGTTTTTGGAAGCAAGCAAGATCGAGCGATAGTTTCCTTAACTTATACTAAATAAAGTGCCGATGTAACTCTTAAATTGGGGATACATTCTTCTCTTTATAAGTTGTGGTAAACTTTGCAAGTGGTGCTGAGTAATTTCATTGGTAGTATTCAtagattgaaatatttaaagtaGTTAATCAACCCGTCAGTCATGTAACAAGTTGTAGTTCctcttattttttaaaagataaatgacttatttagtttttatagtctaattattatcagaaattgTGGTTCGATCTGGTTAGGACGTGTCCCGTAAACCGATTTCCCAAGTGATTTTATGATATTAGAGAACAGAAATATAATGGTATTACAGTGACTGATTTTATAGACTGGTTTTAATTCTAAAACTGATGTTGTTAGTCCCAAGATTTCGGTATATGTTCATTATTCTAAAAATTACTTTGTACAGAGATCCAAACTAATTAATTATGCAGCCGACTATACTTTTAAATCTTAGTTGCTTACTTTGTTTTCGAAATCGTAAACATAGGAAattgataaacaaaaataaataaaagttgaatTATATTTACAAACTCATAATGATGTAAAAATATTCTAATCAACTCTATGTACAGTGTATTTTCTGTATATAACTATGACGCAAATGATTTGTTCAACTGAAGAAATATTCTGCTTTCATAACTTCGGACAAATCGAACGAACCTATATAAATTATATAGAGGGAAACATTATATATTTTGATGCATAAAAGTAGTTTAATGTTTATTAAGGTAAATTATTGAATACAAATAGAAAAGTGCATATTTTATGCACAATTatcatattattaaataattcctACTCATTGAAAACAGAAGTTAAACGAGGTGATGATTACGGCTAAATTTATCCAAACATTATGTTGATAAATTAGTGTATAGAATAATATCTAATACATTGGACTCTAATGCTGTTTGATAATGATTAAAGGTGGAATAAAGAATGATCATTCTCGTCTTACATGAAACTTGTTATTTGAATGCTTACGTATCCAAATGACCATTACTATATTGTACCGAAACATGATCCAAatagatatatatatctttACAGGAAGCTGATATGAAAACAGAACCGTTTGTGTTCGGGAAAACTGGACACAAgctcaaataaaataatgttttctGCACAAAAAGCGTATCTCATAACACCGTAAACGTAACGATGGATGATAAGTTCAAACTTTATCTAGAAACTAAAAACTACAAACAAATCTACAAACACCAGAAAAGAACAATAGTTTCACACCAATGCGTAagctttaaaaaaagaattttatttACGTGCTAACTAAAAATTAAGTTTGAAAGGAATACAAGAAAAACTTTCGCTGTCATATTGATCATTGAAATGTTTAGGATTTTAGAAATATATGGTGCACGTAGATATGAAGACATAAAAGGAGTCAGTGGCCAACCATACCCATATACATTATCCTAAGGGATTGGAACAATCCCCAAATACGGACTACGTTTGTTTGAAGTGACGTTGTTTGCAATGTTCTTTGTAATACTAGAAACACAGAAAATCGAGCGAATGCCGATTAATGAATAGATTCGAAAAAATACAACTAGAAACTGACCTCTTTTAGGGAGATTCGAAAGTAAACGATTGAAAGCTAATGCCTGATCTCGTTTCTTCC
This window encodes:
- the CIR1_1 gene encoding putative electron transfer flavoprotein subunit, variant 2 (EggNog:ENOG410VECF~COG:K~BUSCO:EOG091G0QUH) encodes the protein MGKGYNNYMCKKFFHPTNFENIKRKWMAEQANEYDTKKELEKLNQYRREQETLENRVLLGDEKARLGLAWMYDQPALMEKEQPDDKEVKFEWQRKYCAPRESYCKNSSEIIDQPFAIEVRNVRCMRCKQWGHLNTDRVCPLFGQSFTKEPTTSDMIGLDQVKKNLQKEGLTLKRGTDLDRFTSVFSKAKSALTSVSKQTSEEEDSLAMEFLKNLTERQREKLLKKLSKLSDKSPRQNHKSKHKHSRWH
- the CIR1_1 gene encoding putative electron transfer flavoprotein subunit (EggNog:ENOG410VECF~COG:K), yielding MRCKQWGHLNTDRVCPLFGQSFTKEPTTSDMIGLDQVKKNLQKEGLTLKRGTDLDRFTSVFSKAKSALTSVSKQTSEEEDSLAMEFLKNLTERQREKLLKKLSKLSDKSPRQNHKSKHKHSRWH